Proteins encoded together in one Quercus lobata isolate SW786 chromosome 3, ValleyOak3.0 Primary Assembly, whole genome shotgun sequence window:
- the LOC115980402 gene encoding uncharacterized protein LOC115980402, whose protein sequence is MGNYEIKIHGEKVKVSLVDNTAIVGAKIDELKSLLQTQQNPIVGLDLKFVKTKENSYKGKILVLCVGTRCLIIQLQGCLISFPRTIAQFPSDETFCYLGTGMSEIVQELYRHKYYLSGTGLVPVNCTTGVEIGYLAAKVLKKANIEKSNLVSLAEEVGMDIKEPVSRCPDWSAIVFSDEVIKYAVYNAYTSYVIGNKLLGML, encoded by the coding sequence ATGggaaattatgaaattaaaataCATGGTGAAAAGGTTAAGGTTAGTCTAGTCGACAATACTGCTATTGTTGGTGCTAAGATAGATGAGTTAAAATCTTTGTTACAAACTCAACAAAATCCTATTGTTGGATTGGACTTGAAGTTtgtaaagacaaaagaaaattcatataAAGGAAAGATTTTGGTATTGTGTGTTGGGACTCGTTGCTTGATAATCCAATTACAGGGCTGCTTGATCTCTTTCCCTAGAACCATTGCGCAGTTTCCGTCTGATGAGACTTTTTGTTATCTGGGAACCGGAATGAGTGAAATTGTTCAAGAGCTATACCGCCACAAATATTATCTAAGCGGTACAGGATTGGTACCTGTAAATTGTACAACGGGTGTTGAAATCGGCTATTTGGCTGCTAAAGTTCTGAAGAAAGCCAACATCGAGAAGTCTAATTTAGTATCCTTGGCAGAAGAAGTTGGAATGGATATAAAGGAGCCAGTCAGCCGATGTCCTGATTGGAGTGCTATAGTGTTCTCAGATGAAGTGATCAAGTATGCAGTATACAATGCCTATACTTCCTATGTTATTGGGAACAAGCTCTTGGGTATGCTCTGA